A genome region from Glutamicibacter arilaitensis Re117 includes the following:
- a CDS encoding ABC transporter ATP-binding protein encodes MLENSLGYPPVLAAHGLYRAFGSTTALNGVDLQITLGQSLAIMGPSGSGKSTLLHALAGIELPDAGSIMLNLPGRAPVDIQGLKDKARTRLRRESFGFVFQSGLLIPELTAQENVAMALMINGVPRGTAIERAATALADLGLAGMEERRIGQLSGGQQQRVAIARAQVTGAMVVFADEPTGALDSTTGFEVLETLLECTVGAGKSLVMVTHDPNVAARCDRVVQLQDGKLISDSPQPLNTMHGGVQK; translated from the coding sequence ATGCTTGAAAATTCCCTTGGATATCCACCTGTACTCGCCGCCCATGGACTCTACCGCGCCTTTGGCTCCACCACGGCCCTGAACGGTGTCGACCTGCAGATCACGCTGGGCCAATCCCTGGCCATCATGGGACCCTCGGGTTCAGGCAAGTCCACGTTGCTGCACGCACTGGCAGGCATTGAACTGCCCGATGCAGGAAGCATCATGCTGAACCTGCCAGGACGGGCACCGGTGGACATCCAAGGACTCAAAGATAAAGCGCGAACCAGATTGCGCCGTGAATCCTTTGGCTTTGTCTTCCAATCCGGGCTGCTGATTCCAGAGCTCACCGCCCAAGAGAACGTAGCCATGGCTTTGATGATCAACGGGGTGCCGCGCGGCACTGCGATTGAACGGGCCGCAACTGCCTTGGCAGATCTGGGCTTGGCAGGCATGGAAGAACGCCGCATTGGCCAGCTCTCCGGAGGGCAGCAGCAGCGCGTGGCCATCGCCCGTGCCCAGGTGACCGGGGCGATGGTGGTCTTTGCCGATGAACCGACCGGCGCATTGGATTCAACCACAGGCTTCGAGGTACTGGAAACCTTATTGGAGTGCACCGTGGGTGCAGGGAAATCCTTGGTGATGGTGACCCATGATCCCAATGTGGCCGCACGCTGCGATCGCGTGGTGCAGCTGCAAGATGGAAAGCTGATCAGCGATAGCCCGCAGCCGTTGAACACCATGCACGGCGGTGTGCAGAAGTGA
- a CDS encoding glutaredoxin family protein encodes MKLELYTQPFCAPCVRTRLTVARVQELLPELQVEEINVVAQVSRGEEMGITSTPVIRLLQEGTEKFRSSQTPTVNQLLTAIAQASD; translated from the coding sequence ATGAAGTTGGAACTATATACGCAACCGTTTTGCGCGCCTTGCGTGCGCACCCGGCTTACCGTTGCCCGCGTCCAGGAATTGCTTCCCGAGCTTCAGGTCGAAGAGATCAATGTGGTCGCCCAGGTGAGTCGTGGCGAAGAAATGGGAATCACCAGCACCCCGGTAATCCGGCTATTGCAGGAAGGCACGGAGAAATTCCGCTCCAGTCAAACACCGACTGTCAATCAGCTATTGACCGCCATCGCACAAGCCAGCGACTAG
- a CDS encoding YqaJ viral recombinase family protein, translated as MITVPGARHECFERILADSSNRIEWLRARSQGITATDVAKLSTEKSIKNAAWDKLYGNGFSGNPYTDHGRKREPVIAAWVQENFNIFPSSQLFHSQHSKLHLATPDGLGFDASGIPVLAEIKTTNKPFKKIPKNYLRQVLWQQHVIGAERTLFVWEEHENFVPVRAVPEYLWVERDDELIQDLIDKAESLISALREATARQQRYNDYGPAALRL; from the coding sequence GTGATTACTGTGCCCGGCGCCCGACATGAATGCTTCGAACGTATTTTAGCTGACTCTTCAAACCGCATCGAGTGGTTGCGTGCACGTTCCCAGGGCATCACGGCGACGGATGTAGCCAAGTTATCCACCGAGAAGTCCATCAAGAATGCAGCATGGGACAAGCTCTACGGCAATGGCTTTTCCGGTAATCCCTACACCGATCACGGGCGCAAGCGCGAACCTGTTATCGCTGCGTGGGTCCAGGAGAATTTCAATATTTTCCCCTCCTCCCAGCTCTTCCACTCGCAGCATTCGAAATTGCATCTAGCAACTCCCGATGGCTTGGGTTTTGACGCATCGGGCATTCCGGTCTTGGCGGAAATCAAGACCACCAATAAGCCATTCAAGAAGATCCCGAAGAACTATTTGCGCCAGGTGCTCTGGCAGCAGCATGTGATTGGTGCCGAACGCACATTATTCGTGTGGGAAGAGCACGAAAACTTTGTGCCGGTACGCGCGGTACCCGAATACCTGTGGGTGGAACGCGACGACGAGCTGATCCAAGATCTCATCGATAAAGCTGAATCACTGATTTCGGCCCTGCGTGAAGCAACCGCCCGCCAGCAGCGCTACAACGACTATGGCCCGGCGGCCTTGCGGCTCTAG
- a CDS encoding mechanosensitive ion channel family protein, which produces MTPTPVDPIDETVEEVITVSSFLPESLQFWVVLLVGAVVAAILAFVFSGVARRVLRRIGVDEADVKATRFPFFGLVTSIVAKSALAIFYGGKPWYNPWQFAILIVLVIFLTWFTIKLVRVIEAGMMARFEAKFGPGRRLAKVQTQVGLMRRVLIAVLCIIAVAAVLLTIEQVRALGAGLLASAGLASVVVGLAVQSTLANVFAGLQVAFTDSIRVDDTVVAEGERGTVEEITLSYVVVLLIDGRRMILPSTYFTTTPFENWSRRSTEITGNVALQLKLNAPIAYLRQRSSELLESSDWWDGRTNELLVTDAQNGLQTVTIYLSARDAGDLWNLRNMLREKLLAELVENYPECLPDPRMIPGNPV; this is translated from the coding sequence ATGACACCTACCCCCGTTGATCCCATCGACGAAACCGTCGAGGAAGTCATTACAGTTTCAAGCTTCCTCCCCGAATCGTTGCAATTTTGGGTTGTTCTGCTCGTCGGTGCTGTCGTAGCTGCAATCTTGGCATTCGTCTTCAGTGGCGTGGCCCGGCGCGTGCTGCGCCGAATCGGCGTAGACGAAGCCGATGTGAAGGCCACCCGATTCCCATTCTTCGGCCTGGTGACATCCATCGTTGCCAAGTCCGCTCTCGCGATCTTCTATGGCGGCAAGCCTTGGTACAACCCATGGCAATTTGCCATCCTGATCGTCCTGGTCATTTTCCTGACCTGGTTCACCATCAAACTGGTTCGCGTCATCGAGGCCGGCATGATGGCCCGCTTCGAAGCGAAATTCGGGCCAGGACGGCGACTGGCCAAGGTACAGACCCAGGTCGGTCTGATGCGAAGGGTGCTGATTGCGGTGCTGTGCATCATCGCGGTCGCCGCCGTGCTGCTGACAATCGAACAAGTCAGGGCACTAGGAGCCGGTCTGCTGGCCTCGGCCGGCCTGGCATCGGTAGTCGTCGGCTTGGCAGTGCAGTCCACCTTGGCCAACGTTTTTGCTGGTCTGCAGGTCGCCTTTACCGACTCCATCCGGGTGGATGACACCGTGGTGGCCGAAGGCGAGCGCGGCACGGTTGAAGAGATCACCTTGTCCTACGTTGTGGTTCTGCTGATCGACGGACGCCGGATGATCCTGCCATCGACCTACTTCACCACGACTCCATTCGAGAACTGGTCGCGGCGCAGCACCGAGATCACCGGCAACGTCGCACTGCAGCTCAAGCTCAATGCTCCAATTGCCTACCTGCGCCAGCGCAGCAGCGAACTGCTTGAATCCTCCGACTGGTGGGATGGCCGTACCAATGAGCTACTTGTGACCGACGCGCAAAACGGCCTGCAAACAGTGACCATTTATTTATCAGCACGCGATGCCGGAGACTTGTGGAACCTGCGCAATATGCTCCGCGAGAAGCTGCTGGCCGAGCTGGTGGAGAACTACCCAGAGTGCCTGCCTGATCCGCGGATGATTCCGGGCAACCCGGTCTAG
- a CDS encoding AMIN-like domain-containing (lipo)protein → MAAAMLVVAPAAGAVPAPAAQATVACPTVYWGSLAKASSLSTQSAVENLRTGRHDCFDRLVIDLSGPAASYSVKYVNKLTGIGSGLPVATTGGANLEILVHASADQGFNPGTQVKNLGYTSMRQLVWLGSFEGQTKVGLSTRARLPMRVFTLAGPEGGSRLVIDVAHHW, encoded by the coding sequence ATGGCAGCTGCCATGCTCGTGGTCGCCCCAGCAGCTGGTGCCGTGCCGGCTCCTGCAGCCCAAGCTACTGTCGCCTGCCCTACGGTGTACTGGGGTTCGCTGGCTAAAGCCAGTTCCTTGTCCACCCAGTCCGCAGTGGAAAATCTTCGGACCGGACGCCATGATTGCTTTGACCGGCTGGTCATTGACCTCTCCGGACCTGCAGCCAGCTATTCGGTGAAATACGTCAATAAGCTAACGGGAATCGGATCAGGCTTGCCGGTCGCTACAACCGGTGGTGCCAACCTGGAAATCCTGGTTCATGCTTCAGCAGACCAGGGATTCAACCCCGGCACCCAGGTGAAGAACTTGGGCTACACAAGCATGCGCCAGTTGGTGTGGCTGGGCAGCTTTGAAGGCCAAACCAAAGTCGGGCTATCGACCAGGGCACGGCTTCCTATGAGGGTCTTCACCCTGGCCGGACCTGAGGGCGGATCACGCCTAGTCATCGATGTTGCGCATCATTGGTAA
- a CDS encoding PhzF family phenazine biosynthesis protein, whose protein sequence is MSRTFSYQQVDVFAPTAFNGNGLGVVFNADSLSDEQMQHFAQWMNLAETVFFVEPTDEEADYAIRIFTPSTELPFAGHPTLGAAHAWLESGGEAGPSGHLIQECGSGLIPVRVERESSENHSRRLAFLAPPLTRSGPLEPDVLQWAVAGLGIEESDVVDHQWLVNGPHPAGLVLRDADVVLGIEPDFAALQGLEVGVIGPYTASSVSQGVWQPRQSVLPRLSGTREELRPLDFSDFERSEERFRNVVLQPPADYEVRAFIPGEAVPEDPATGSLNAAFGTWLTQSGYAPQRYTVRQGTRLGREAILHIEATERGVWVSGDVATRISGDVSFD, encoded by the coding sequence ATGTCGCGCACATTCTCATATCAGCAGGTTGACGTTTTTGCTCCCACTGCTTTCAACGGCAATGGTCTAGGTGTCGTGTTCAATGCTGACAGCCTGAGTGATGAGCAGATGCAGCACTTTGCGCAGTGGATGAATCTTGCTGAGACAGTATTCTTCGTCGAACCTACCGATGAAGAAGCGGACTATGCGATTCGCATTTTCACTCCGAGCACTGAATTGCCTTTCGCTGGCCACCCCACCCTCGGTGCGGCCCACGCTTGGCTGGAGTCAGGTGGCGAAGCAGGCCCGTCCGGCCATTTGATTCAAGAATGCGGTTCCGGGTTGATTCCGGTGCGTGTAGAACGCGAAAGCAGCGAAAACCATTCGCGCCGCTTGGCTTTCCTGGCTCCCCCACTGACCCGCTCGGGCCCGTTGGAGCCAGATGTCTTGCAGTGGGCCGTCGCGGGACTGGGCATTGAAGAGTCCGACGTGGTGGACCACCAGTGGCTGGTCAACGGTCCGCACCCTGCAGGCCTGGTGCTGCGAGACGCGGATGTCGTCTTGGGCATTGAACCGGACTTTGCAGCACTGCAGGGGCTGGAAGTTGGAGTGATCGGTCCGTATACCGCTTCCAGCGTTTCGCAAGGCGTGTGGCAGCCACGCCAATCGGTGTTGCCGCGGCTCTCCGGTACCCGTGAAGAACTTCGCCCCTTGGACTTCTCGGACTTCGAACGCTCCGAAGAGCGCTTCCGCAATGTCGTGCTCCAGCCGCCTGCAGACTATGAAGTCCGCGCGTTCATTCCCGGCGAGGCGGTTCCCGAAGATCCTGCCACGGGTTCGCTGAATGCCGCATTCGGCACCTGGCTAACGCAGTCCGGCTATGCACCGCAGCGCTACACCGTGCGACAGGGCACTCGCTTGGGACGCGAAGCGATCTTGCATATCGAAGCCACCGAACGCGGTGTCTGGGTCAGCGGCGATGTCGCCACCCGCATCAGCGGTGATGTGAGTTTCGACTAA
- a CDS encoding DHA2 family efflux MFS transporter permease subunit, with translation MPETANTEIPFDKKSAWRALWALVIGFFMILLDTTIVSTAMPAIMSSLDADISSILWVNSAYLLTFAVPLLITGRLGDRFGPRNIYLIGMVIFSLASLWCGLSDSLGSLVAARAVQGLGASMISPQAMTLITRLFPYEHRGAAMGLWGAVAGIASLIGPIAGGLLVDSVGWEWIFFINLPIAVFSLIMVFKFVPRLESHAHSFDWFGVFLSALAMFCLVFGIQEGDATNWEPFIGPLGSWHLIIIGIALFGVFIWWQNKTTAEPLVPLRLFKVRNFSLSNVAISFMGLTISTIALPMVFFLQNVRGLTPTQSALMISPMAVVAIFIAPQLGKKVNQLSPRILAVPGFFLFGGATVVYAFMMHAEIPLWTLLIPSAVQGIGSAMIWPSLSLAATKDLTARDAGAGSGIYNTTRQIGSVLGSALIAVMMEARVSALISQADSKDPAVIMEATSAGLGQALMLPGFIAVAAVLVVAFLFDGKKAQR, from the coding sequence GTGCCTGAAACTGCGAATACCGAAATACCTTTTGACAAGAAGTCTGCTTGGCGTGCCCTGTGGGCATTGGTCATCGGCTTCTTCATGATCCTTCTTGACACCACGATTGTGTCCACCGCGATGCCTGCCATCATGAGTTCGCTGGATGCCGACATCTCAAGCATCTTGTGGGTCAACAGCGCCTACCTGCTGACTTTTGCGGTGCCGCTGTTGATCACCGGCCGCCTTGGCGACCGCTTCGGTCCGCGCAATATCTACCTCATCGGCATGGTCATCTTCTCGCTGGCCTCGCTGTGGTGCGGCTTATCCGATTCCTTGGGCTCCCTGGTAGCAGCCCGCGCGGTTCAGGGCCTTGGCGCGTCGATGATTTCGCCTCAGGCCATGACGCTCATTACCCGGCTCTTCCCCTATGAGCATCGTGGCGCAGCCATGGGCCTGTGGGGTGCGGTCGCTGGCATCGCCTCGCTGATCGGTCCCATTGCAGGCGGCTTGCTGGTGGACTCCGTCGGCTGGGAGTGGATCTTCTTCATCAATCTGCCCATTGCGGTGTTCAGCTTGATCATGGTCTTCAAATTCGTTCCACGCCTCGAATCGCATGCGCATTCTTTCGACTGGTTTGGAGTCTTCCTTTCCGCATTGGCAATGTTCTGCCTGGTCTTCGGCATCCAGGAAGGCGATGCAACTAACTGGGAACCATTTATTGGCCCGCTTGGTTCGTGGCATTTGATCATCATTGGCATAGCACTGTTCGGGGTGTTCATCTGGTGGCAGAACAAGACCACCGCTGAACCGCTGGTTCCGTTGCGCCTGTTCAAGGTCCGCAACTTCTCCTTGTCCAATGTCGCGATCTCGTTCATGGGATTGACCATTTCCACCATTGCGCTGCCTATGGTGTTCTTCTTGCAGAACGTTCGCGGGCTGACTCCAACCCAGTCTGCCTTGATGATCTCGCCGATGGCAGTGGTGGCGATTTTCATCGCCCCGCAGCTTGGCAAGAAGGTCAACCAGCTCAGCCCCCGCATCCTGGCAGTACCCGGGTTCTTCCTCTTTGGCGGAGCCACCGTGGTTTATGCATTCATGATGCACGCCGAGATCCCGTTGTGGACGTTATTGATTCCTTCAGCGGTTCAGGGCATCGGTTCGGCGATGATCTGGCCTTCGCTGTCGCTGGCAGCCACCAAGGATCTGACGGCACGTGATGCCGGGGCTGGTTCCGGAATTTACAACACCACCCGGCAGATCGGTTCGGTGCTTGGTTCGGCGCTGATCGCGGTGATGATGGAGGCGCGTGTTTCCGCATTGATCTCCCAAGCGGACTCCAAGGATCCGGCGGTGATCATGGAAGCGACTTCCGCTGGCTTGGGCCAGGCCTTGATGCTGCCCGGCTTCATCGCAGTAGCGGCTGTACTGGTGGTTGCATTCTTGTTTGATGGCAAGAAAGCACAGCGTTAG
- a CDS encoding DoxX family membrane protein, translated as MGISIANAALRLVSGAFILNSGINKLRIDEASAAGLQQMAANGVPQLAEVEPAVFGKALSIGEISLGSALLLPLIPTRLAGLGLGAFSGALLASYLRTPGMTESDGIRPTADGTALAKDVWLAGIAVALIFGRKGAKKIKKAK; from the coding sequence ATGGGAATCTCGATCGCAAACGCCGCGCTACGTTTGGTCAGTGGCGCATTCATTCTCAACAGCGGTATCAACAAGCTGCGCATTGATGAGGCCAGTGCTGCCGGCCTGCAGCAGATGGCAGCCAACGGCGTGCCGCAGTTGGCTGAAGTAGAGCCAGCAGTTTTCGGCAAGGCACTGTCTATCGGTGAAATCTCCCTCGGAAGCGCATTGCTCCTGCCACTGATTCCAACGCGGTTGGCTGGTCTGGGCCTGGGCGCATTCTCCGGAGCCTTGCTGGCTTCCTACCTGCGCACCCCGGGGATGACCGAATCCGATGGCATCCGCCCTACCGCTGATGGCACCGCACTGGCCAAGGATGTCTGGCTGGCAGGCATCGCTGTGGCATTGATCTTCGGACGCAAGGGCGCCAAGAAGATCAAGAAAGCAAAATAA
- a CDS encoding TetR/AcrR family transcriptional regulator: MIASSAVPPAALDLLITQGFDATSVDELAAAAGISRSTFFRRFGSKENMVFADQEMIITHVQTTLAASSVDAITTLIDAAHVVFDQYTVNPEGAALRHKLLSSVPSLRERELVSTHRYERAFYGFLNRRELAKTATEKSLCLGVSAGLVAIHNDHLRSWLKDATSTDRTKLANDVRQFLNRFADLLDPEQKTAAQKPAAPTVVVSVLDAGADEQSILQAVSRALSEHGK, encoded by the coding sequence ATGATCGCTTCTTCCGCAGTGCCCCCAGCAGCCCTCGACCTACTCATCACCCAGGGCTTCGACGCCACCAGTGTTGACGAGTTAGCTGCGGCCGCGGGAATTTCGCGTTCCACTTTCTTCCGCCGCTTCGGCTCCAAAGAAAATATGGTCTTTGCGGACCAGGAAATGATCATCACCCACGTTCAGACCACGCTGGCCGCGTCGTCGGTTGATGCGATCACTACCCTGATCGATGCCGCCCACGTGGTTTTCGACCAATACACGGTCAACCCCGAAGGCGCCGCGCTGCGCCATAAGCTGCTTTCCTCGGTGCCTTCGCTGCGTGAGCGCGAACTGGTTTCCACGCACCGTTACGAACGGGCTTTCTACGGATTTTTGAACCGACGCGAATTGGCCAAGACTGCCACAGAGAAGTCGCTGTGCTTGGGAGTGAGCGCTGGCCTGGTTGCAATCCACAACGACCACTTGCGCAGCTGGCTCAAGGATGCAACCAGCACAGACCGCACCAAATTGGCCAATGACGTCCGCCAGTTCCTGAACCGCTTCGCAGATCTGCTGGACCCGGAACAGAAAACTGCCGCTCAGAAGCCGGCCGCTCCGACCGTGGTGGTTTCAGTCTTGGATGCCGGTGCCGATGAGCAGTCCATCCTCCAAGCGGTCTCCCGCGCGCTGAGCGAACACGGTAAATAA
- a CDS encoding acyl-CoA dehydrogenase family protein: MTQPETGFEFPAGVVEPEYDLWSGDVNIDPTGVFAEVGEADNAWRAKARKFILDEVKKNIHEYWDKADYPLHLIKKLGDADLLRDGLNLEGYEQMSPLAAGLVNMEMARGDGSVSTIVGVQGGLAVRSVLYCGSDEQIQKYALPMLRGELPGAFALTEPTHGSDSVSLETRAAKVQGGYRLSGEKKWIGNGSIGGVSIVWARDEQGKVRGFIVHQDAEGYSATTIENKLSLRAIWQAHIRMENVFVPDEDVMPNAQSFKDTSRVLFATRLGVAWSAVGHATACYESAVNYAKQRVQFGRPLAQSQIVQERLARMQSELATMQVLVMQATKREGAGDLTGPQASLAKYTATRTARVIASNARDLLGGNGILTSNRVARHFADVEAIHTYEGTETVQALIMGRDITGFSAFA, translated from the coding sequence ATGACCCAGCCGGAGACCGGTTTCGAATTCCCAGCCGGCGTTGTTGAACCCGAATATGATCTGTGGTCCGGCGACGTCAATATCGATCCGACAGGAGTCTTCGCCGAAGTAGGCGAAGCCGATAACGCTTGGCGCGCCAAAGCCCGCAAGTTCATCCTCGACGAGGTCAAGAAAAATATCCACGAGTACTGGGACAAGGCTGACTACCCGCTGCACCTGATCAAGAAGCTGGGCGACGCAGACCTTCTGCGCGATGGCCTGAACCTTGAGGGCTACGAGCAGATGAGCCCGCTGGCCGCCGGCCTGGTCAATATGGAAATGGCCCGCGGCGACGGCTCGGTGTCCACCATTGTCGGTGTCCAGGGCGGCTTGGCGGTGCGCTCCGTGCTGTACTGCGGCAGCGATGAGCAGATTCAGAAGTACGCACTGCCCATGCTGCGTGGCGAACTTCCCGGAGCCTTCGCACTGACCGAGCCAACCCACGGCTCTGACTCCGTTTCTTTGGAAACCCGAGCTGCCAAGGTCCAGGGCGGCTACCGCTTGAGCGGTGAAAAGAAGTGGATCGGCAACGGCTCCATCGGTGGCGTGTCCATCGTGTGGGCCCGCGATGAGCAGGGCAAGGTCCGCGGTTTTATCGTCCATCAGGATGCCGAGGGCTACAGCGCAACCACCATTGAAAATAAGCTTTCGCTGCGTGCCATCTGGCAGGCGCATATCCGCATGGAAAACGTCTTTGTCCCGGATGAAGATGTCATGCCTAATGCACAGAGCTTCAAGGACACCTCCCGCGTGCTGTTCGCTACCCGTCTGGGCGTCGCCTGGTCGGCAGTAGGCCACGCAACTGCCTGCTACGAGTCGGCAGTGAACTACGCCAAGCAGCGCGTGCAGTTTGGCCGACCTCTTGCCCAAAGCCAGATTGTCCAGGAACGCCTGGCCCGCATGCAGTCGGAGCTGGCCACCATGCAGGTGCTGGTCATGCAGGCTACCAAGCGCGAAGGCGCAGGCGACCTGACCGGCCCGCAGGCTTCGCTGGCCAAGTACACCGCCACCCGCACCGCGCGCGTCATTGCCTCCAACGCACGTGACCTGCTCGGCGGCAACGGCATTCTGACAAGCAACCGCGTGGCACGCCACTTCGCCGATGTAGAAGCAATCCATACCTATGAAGGCACCGAAACCGTGCAGGCGCTGATCATGGGCCGCGACATCACCGGCTTCTCGGCCTTCGCCTAA
- the hrpB gene encoding ATP-dependent helicase HrpB, with protein MNPVRFDLEKISSGLAFGPSREELYASVAAHPAQPLVIQAPPGSGKTTIVPPTVANALEQAGLTGKIMVTQPRRVAARAAARRLAQLDGSALGERVGFAVRGERRASAQTQIEFVTAGLMLRKLLADPDLDGVSAVIIDEVHERSIDTDLLLAMVNQVSELRDDLSLIVMSATLHAQELSQLLAREKPAAVLSAQTAQHEVQEAFDSFPGTRNTEHGLKDEYLRHVATVAVKHSATANAAGSTPVDTLVFVPGVREVERVCSQVAATGGQALALHSQISSKEQDQILSEPAAGSAARIIVATSIAESSVTVPRVHLVVDAGYAREPRRDSSRGFSGLMTVVASRSAATQRAGRAGRLGPGKVVRTLDPKSFAAAPAHSTPEIRTGDLAAAGLSLAAWGTPRGEGLSMWEAPPAATMAHDEQVLRALDAVDDSGQITSLGEQMMKIPTDPRTARALLEGNQIFGTRAAAEAVALLSSSERIASADLNELLSAVRRSSHPANRAWKHEAQRLEKLLGVAGNSAGRQPASAAQGLAGVCALAYPQWIARKVGHEEYLLASGTRAALPRGSQLVHEEFIAVAEVSRTGSKSMIRRAIGIDFETVLELLPQLHQKRETAELVDGKISARQVESFGAIELAAHPIKATEELGKEAVANAIAIQGLGFFGTHDKFEALRRRMDTAHRLLGEPYIAVDDQSLIASAGNWLQPVLRQVASGKNVAKVDLYSALRTLLPWEHVHDFDALVPERLQVPSGSRISVAYPEIGQSGPAVVSVKLQECFGMDTSPRLVNGKLAVQFHLLSPGGHPLAVTDDLVSFFNGPYAQVRAEMRGRYPKHPWPENPWDHVATAKTKNRLNRQ; from the coding sequence ATGAACCCGGTTCGCTTTGACTTGGAGAAGATTTCTTCGGGACTGGCCTTCGGACCAAGCCGCGAAGAACTCTACGCCTCCGTGGCAGCGCATCCTGCGCAGCCGCTGGTTATCCAAGCGCCACCGGGATCCGGTAAAACCACGATCGTTCCTCCTACGGTAGCCAACGCACTGGAACAGGCCGGGTTGACTGGCAAAATCATGGTGACCCAGCCACGCCGTGTCGCAGCCCGTGCCGCAGCCCGCCGCCTGGCCCAGCTTGATGGCTCGGCCTTGGGCGAGCGGGTCGGATTCGCGGTTCGTGGCGAACGCAGGGCATCGGCACAGACCCAGATCGAATTCGTGACCGCGGGCCTGATGCTGCGCAAGCTGCTGGCCGATCCGGATCTTGACGGTGTCAGCGCGGTAATCATTGATGAAGTCCATGAGCGTTCCATCGATACCGACTTGCTGCTGGCGATGGTCAACCAGGTCAGCGAACTACGCGATGACTTGTCGCTGATCGTCATGAGTGCCACCTTGCATGCCCAAGAGCTGTCACAGCTGCTGGCACGCGAGAAGCCAGCTGCGGTGCTCAGCGCCCAAACAGCGCAGCATGAAGTGCAAGAAGCTTTCGACAGCTTCCCCGGAACGCGCAATACCGAACACGGGTTGAAGGACGAGTACCTGCGCCATGTAGCAACCGTGGCAGTAAAGCATTCGGCCACAGCCAATGCAGCAGGCAGCACCCCGGTCGATACCTTGGTCTTTGTCCCGGGCGTGCGGGAAGTAGAACGCGTCTGCTCACAGGTGGCGGCCACCGGAGGACAGGCCTTGGCCCTGCATTCGCAGATTTCCTCCAAAGAACAGGACCAGATCCTCAGCGAACCCGCAGCAGGCAGCGCCGCACGGATTATTGTCGCCACCTCCATCGCCGAATCGTCGGTCACCGTGCCACGGGTGCACCTGGTCGTTGATGCAGGCTACGCCCGTGAACCTCGCCGGGATAGCTCGCGAGGTTTCTCCGGGCTGATGACGGTGGTTGCCAGCCGTTCGGCGGCCACCCAAAGGGCCGGACGTGCAGGACGCCTGGGGCCGGGCAAGGTGGTGCGGACCTTGGATCCCAAATCCTTTGCCGCCGCCCCAGCGCATTCCACACCGGAAATCCGTACCGGCGACCTGGCTGCTGCCGGGCTGTCGCTGGCCGCGTGGGGGACACCGCGCGGTGAAGGCCTAAGCATGTGGGAAGCCCCGCCGGCTGCCACCATGGCTCATGATGAGCAGGTCTTGCGCGCACTGGACGCGGTTGACGACTCCGGGCAGATCACCTCATTGGGTGAGCAGATGATGAAGATTCCAACTGATCCGCGTACCGCACGCGCCCTCTTGGAAGGGAACCAGATTTTCGGCACCCGGGCGGCAGCCGAGGCGGTGGCTTTGCTTTCCAGTTCGGAGCGCATTGCCAGCGCGGATCTGAACGAATTGCTCAGCGCCGTGCGCCGGAGCTCGCATCCGGCGAACCGAGCCTGGAAGCACGAGGCGCAGCGTTTGGAGAAGCTTCTGGGCGTCGCCGGAAACAGTGCAGGCCGCCAGCCTGCCTCAGCTGCCCAGGGGCTGGCCGGGGTGTGCGCTCTGGCGTATCCGCAATGGATTGCGCGCAAGGTCGGCCATGAAGAATACCTGTTGGCTTCGGGCACCCGTGCTGCACTGCCCCGCGGCAGTCAATTGGTGCATGAAGAATTTATTGCGGTCGCCGAAGTCTCCCGCACTGGTTCCAAATCCATGATTCGTCGGGCTATTGGCATTGACTTTGAAACTGTCTTGGAACTGCTGCCGCAGCTTCACCAGAAACGGGAGACGGCAGAACTGGTTGACGGGAAGATCAGTGCCCGGCAGGTTGAGAGCTTTGGTGCAATCGAGCTGGCAGCCCATCCCATCAAGGCCACCGAAGAGTTGGGCAAGGAAGCAGTTGCTAATGCCATTGCCATCCAAGGTCTTGGCTTCTTCGGCACCCACGATAAATTCGAGGCCTTGCGCCGGCGTATGGATACGGCTCATCGCTTGCTGGGCGAACCCTACATCGCGGTAGATGACCAGAGCCTGATCGCATCTGCAGGGAACTGGCTGCAGCCGGTGCTGCGTCAGGTGGCTTCGGGCAAGAACGTGGCCAAGGTCGATTTGTATTCGGCGTTGCGCACGTTGCTGCCTTGGGAGCATGTCCATGATTTTGATGCACTGGTGCCAGAAAGGCTACAGGTGCCCTCCGGGTCCAGGATTTCCGTGGCGTATCCGGAGATTGGCCAGTCGGGGCCAGCTGTCGTATCGGTGAAATTACAAGAATGCTTTGGAATGGATACTTCCCCGCGCCTGGTCAATGGCAAGCTTGCGGTGCAGTTTCATCTGCTCTCACCGGGAGGGCATCCGCTGGCGGTCACCGACGACTTGGTCAGTTTCTTCAATGGCCCCTATGCGCAGGTTCGCGCTGAAATGCGCGGGCGCTACCCGAAGCATCCATGGCCAGAGAACCCATGGGACCACGTGGCTACCGCCAAGACGAAGAATCGCTTGAACAGGCAGTAG